A stretch of Pseudoliparis swirei isolate HS2019 ecotype Mariana Trench chromosome 14, NWPU_hadal_v1, whole genome shotgun sequence DNA encodes these proteins:
- the LOC130204223 gene encoding ly6/PLAUR domain-containing protein 1-like isoform X2: MGDALQIQCYQCEEMKHNDCSTPDYVVNCTVNVQDMCQKEVLVKPDGIHYRKSCASSGACLIASSGYQQFCTGRVNSVCISCCNTPLCNGPRRKRPAPSAAPSDRPPPLLLTFALLTLLTVT; the protein is encoded by the exons ATGG GAGACGCCCTGCAGATCCAGTGCTACCAGTGTGAGGAGATGAAGCACAACGACTGCTCCACGCCGGACTACGTCGTCAACTGCACCGTCAACGTGCAGGACATGTGCCAGAAGGAGGTGCTGGTGAAGCCCGACG GGATACATTACCGTAAGTCCTGCGCCTCCTCCGGAGCGTGCCTCATCGCCTCCTCCGGCTACCAGCAGTTCTGCACCGGGCGGGTGAACTCCGTGTGCATCTCCTGCTGCAACACGCCGCTGTGCAACGGGCCCCGCAGGAAGCGCCCCGCCCCCTCGGCGGCGCCGTCCGACAGGCCGCCTCCCCTCCTGCTGACCTTCGCCCTGCTGACGCTCCTGACCGTGACGTAG
- the LOC130204223 gene encoding ly6/PLAUR domain-containing protein 1-like isoform X1 produces MRLLVLATFCGLLLGAGDALQIQCYQCEEMKHNDCSTPDYVVNCTVNVQDMCQKEVLVKPDGIHYRKSCASSGACLIASSGYQQFCTGRVNSVCISCCNTPLCNGPRRKRPAPSAAPSDRPPPLLLTFALLTLLTVT; encoded by the exons ATGCGTCTCCTCGTTCTGGCGACTTTCTGTGGACTCCTTCTCGGCGCAG GAGACGCCCTGCAGATCCAGTGCTACCAGTGTGAGGAGATGAAGCACAACGACTGCTCCACGCCGGACTACGTCGTCAACTGCACCGTCAACGTGCAGGACATGTGCCAGAAGGAGGTGCTGGTGAAGCCCGACG GGATACATTACCGTAAGTCCTGCGCCTCCTCCGGAGCGTGCCTCATCGCCTCCTCCGGCTACCAGCAGTTCTGCACCGGGCGGGTGAACTCCGTGTGCATCTCCTGCTGCAACACGCCGCTGTGCAACGGGCCCCGCAGGAAGCGCCCCGCCCCCTCGGCGGCGCCGTCCGACAGGCCGCCTCCCCTCCTGCTGACCTTCGCCCTGCTGACGCTCCTGACCGTGACGTAG